Proteins encoded by one window of Serratia nevei:
- the dnaJ gene encoding molecular chaperone DnaJ, translated as MAKKDYYEILGVSKTADEREIKKAYKRLAMKYHPDRNQEQDAETKFKEVKEAYEVLTDDQKRAAYDQYGHAAFEQGGMGGGGFGGGADFSDIFGDVFGDIFGGGRRQRASRGSDLRYNMELTLEEAVRGVTKEIRIPTLEECDVCHGSGAKPGSSPVTCPTCHGQGQVQMRQGFFTVQQACPHCHGRGQIIKDPCNKCHGHGRVEKSKTLSVKIPAGVDTGDRIRLAGEGEAGEHGAPAGDLYVQVQVKAHPIFEREGNNLYCEVPINFAMAALGGEIEVPTLDGRVKLKVPSETQTGKLFRMRGKGVKSVRGGSQGDLLCRVVVETPVNLNDKQKQLLRELEESLGGPSGDKNSPRSKSFFDGVKKFFDDLTR; from the coding sequence ATGGCGAAGAAAGACTATTACGAGATTCTCGGCGTCAGCAAGACGGCGGATGAACGTGAGATCAAAAAGGCGTACAAACGCCTGGCGATGAAATACCATCCTGACCGCAACCAGGAACAAGACGCCGAAACCAAGTTTAAAGAAGTTAAAGAAGCTTACGAAGTCCTGACCGACGACCAGAAACGCGCGGCCTACGATCAGTACGGGCACGCGGCCTTTGAACAGGGCGGCATGGGCGGCGGCGGCTTTGGCGGCGGTGCTGACTTCAGCGATATCTTTGGCGACGTGTTTGGCGACATCTTCGGCGGAGGCCGCCGTCAGCGCGCCAGCCGCGGTTCCGATCTGCGCTATAACATGGAGCTGACCCTCGAGGAAGCGGTACGTGGCGTCACCAAAGAGATCCGCATCCCGACGCTGGAAGAGTGCGACGTCTGCCACGGCAGCGGCGCCAAGCCGGGCAGCTCGCCGGTGACCTGTCCAACCTGTCACGGCCAGGGCCAGGTGCAGATGCGTCAGGGCTTCTTCACCGTGCAGCAGGCGTGTCCGCACTGCCATGGCCGCGGTCAGATCATCAAAGATCCGTGCAACAAGTGCCACGGCCACGGCCGGGTAGAAAAATCCAAAACGCTGTCGGTGAAAATTCCGGCCGGCGTCGATACCGGTGACCGCATCCGCCTGGCGGGTGAAGGCGAAGCCGGCGAGCACGGCGCACCGGCGGGCGATCTGTACGTTCAGGTGCAGGTGAAGGCGCACCCGATCTTCGAGCGCGAAGGCAACAACCTGTACTGTGAAGTGCCGATCAACTTCGCCATGGCGGCGCTGGGCGGCGAGATTGAAGTGCCGACGCTGGACGGCCGGGTGAAACTGAAGGTGCCTTCGGAGACCCAAACCGGCAAACTGTTCCGCATGCGCGGCAAGGGCGTGAAATCGGTGCGTGGCGGCAGCCAGGGCGACCTGTTGTGCCGCGTAGTGGTGGAAACCCCGGTCAATCTGAACGACAAGCAGAAGCAATTGCTGCGCGAGCTGGAAGAGAGCCTGGGCGGCCCGTCCGGTGACAAGAACAGCCCGCGTTCGAAGAGCTTCTTCGACGGGGTGAAAAAGTTCTTTGACGACCTGACTCGCTAA
- the nhaA gene encoding Na+/H+ antiporter NhaA — MTNIIRQFLRQEAAGGIILIAAAIVALIMANTPAQGIYQAFLNLPVMVKIASLEIAKPLLLWINDGLMAIFFLVVGLEVKRELMQGSLSGRDKAVFPAIAALGGMLAPALIYLLFNGADEVTRQGWAIPAATDIAFALGVMALLGNRVPTSLKVFLLALAIIDDLGVIIIIALFYTHEVSMVALGVAAAATVLLAVMNWRGVGKTSLYMMVGLVLWVAILKSGVHATLAGVIVGFMIPLNVKKGPSPSETLEHELHPWVAFMILPLFAFANAGVSLQGVSLEGLTSLLPVGIAAGLFIGKPLGIFLFSLLAVKMGIARLPEGIGFKQVFAVSVLCGIGFTMSIFIASLAFGDADAALSTYSRLGILLGSTAAAVAGYGLLRLALPRVR, encoded by the coding sequence GTGACCAACATCATTCGTCAATTTTTACGTCAGGAAGCCGCGGGCGGCATCATTCTGATCGCGGCGGCGATCGTCGCCCTGATCATGGCCAACACCCCGGCGCAGGGGATCTATCAGGCATTCCTTAACCTGCCGGTGATGGTGAAGATTGCTTCGCTGGAGATCGCCAAGCCGCTGCTGTTGTGGATCAACGACGGCCTGATGGCCATCTTCTTCCTGGTGGTGGGGCTCGAGGTCAAGCGCGAGCTGATGCAGGGCTCGCTGTCCGGGCGTGACAAGGCTGTGTTTCCGGCGATCGCCGCGCTGGGCGGCATGCTGGCGCCGGCGCTGATTTATTTGCTGTTCAACGGCGCAGATGAAGTCACCCGCCAGGGCTGGGCGATCCCGGCCGCGACCGATATCGCCTTCGCGCTGGGCGTAATGGCGCTGCTGGGTAACCGCGTGCCGACCAGCCTGAAAGTGTTCCTGCTGGCGTTGGCGATCATCGATGACCTGGGCGTGATTATCATCATCGCGCTGTTCTACACCCATGAAGTGTCGATGGTGGCGCTGGGCGTGGCGGCGGCGGCGACGGTGCTGCTGGCGGTGATGAACTGGCGCGGCGTGGGTAAAACCTCGCTGTACATGATGGTCGGCCTGGTGTTGTGGGTCGCGATCCTCAAGTCCGGGGTGCACGCGACGCTGGCCGGGGTGATCGTCGGCTTTATGATCCCGCTGAACGTCAAGAAGGGGCCGTCGCCGTCGGAGACGCTGGAACATGAGCTGCACCCTTGGGTCGCGTTTATGATCCTGCCGCTGTTCGCATTCGCCAACGCCGGGGTTTCTTTGCAGGGCGTATCGCTGGAAGGGTTGACGTCGCTGTTGCCGGTCGGGATTGCGGCCGGGCTGTTTATCGGCAAGCCGCTGGGGATTTTCCTCTTCAGCCTGCTGGCGGTGAAAATGGGCATCGCCCGCTTGCCTGAGGGGATCGGTTTCAAACAGGTGTTTGCCGTTTCGGTGCTCTGTGGTATTGGTTTCACCATGTCGATTTTCATCGCCTCGCTGGCGTTCGGCGATGCGGATGCGGCGCTCAGCACCTATTCCCGCCTGGGGATCCTGCTGGGCTCCACTGCGGCGGCGGTGGCAGGGTATGGGTTGCTGCGTCTGGCGTTGCCGCGGGTGCGTTAA
- the nhaR gene encoding transcriptional activator NhaR — protein MRMSHINFNHLYYFWQVCKAGSVVGAAEALFLTPQTITGQIKALEERLDGKLFKRQGRGLVPSELGQLVFRYADKMFMLSQEMLDIVNYRKESNLLFDVGVADALSKRLVSQVLETAVVVDNEQIHLRCFESTHEMLLEQLSQHKLDMILSDCPVDSSQQEGLFSLKLGECGISFFCRQPAPELPFPACLEQRKLLIPGRRSMLGRKLLNWFNTQGIQVEILGEFDDAALMKAFGMYHNAIFVAPTLYAQDTYNDDNVVEIGRIDSVQEEYYIIFAERMIQHPAVQRVCNKDFSALFSC, from the coding sequence GTGAGGATGTCGCATATCAACTTTAATCACCTTTACTATTTCTGGCAGGTCTGCAAGGCCGGTTCCGTGGTCGGTGCCGCCGAAGCGTTGTTTTTGACGCCACAGACCATCACCGGCCAGATCAAAGCGCTGGAAGAGCGGTTGGACGGCAAGCTGTTCAAACGCCAGGGGCGCGGGTTGGTGCCTTCGGAGCTGGGGCAGCTGGTGTTCCGCTATGCCGACAAGATGTTTATGCTCAGCCAGGAAATGCTGGATATCGTCAACTACCGCAAAGAGTCGAACCTGCTGTTCGACGTTGGCGTGGCGGACGCGCTGTCGAAGCGCCTGGTCAGCCAGGTGTTGGAAACGGCGGTAGTGGTGGATAACGAACAGATCCACCTGCGCTGTTTTGAATCGACGCACGAGATGCTGTTGGAGCAGCTCAGCCAGCACAAGCTGGATATGATCCTGTCGGATTGCCCGGTAGACTCCAGCCAGCAGGAAGGGCTGTTCTCGCTGAAGCTGGGCGAGTGCGGCATCAGCTTCTTCTGCCGCCAGCCGGCGCCGGAGCTGCCGTTCCCGGCCTGCCTGGAGCAGCGCAAGCTGCTGATCCCCGGCCGCCGCTCGATGCTGGGGCGCAAGCTGCTCAACTGGTTTAATACGCAGGGCATTCAGGTGGAGATCCTGGGCGAGTTCGACGATGCGGCGCTGATGAAGGCCTTCGGCATGTATCACAATGCGATTTTCGTGGCGCCGACGCTGTATGCGCAGGATACCTATAACGATGACAACGTGGTGGAGATTGGGCGCATCGACAGCGTGCAGGAGGAGTATTACATCATCTTCGCTGAGCGCATGATCCAGCATCCGGCGGTGCAGCGCGTGTGCAACAAAGACTTCTCGGCGCTGTTTTCCTGCTAG
- the rpsT gene encoding 30S ribosomal protein S20 translates to MANIKSAKKRAVQSEKRRKHNASRRSMVRTFIKKVDAAIAAGDKEAAQTAFLVMQPLVDRQAAKGLIHKNKAARHKSNLTARINAMQ, encoded by the coding sequence TTGGCTAATATCAAATCAGCTAAGAAACGCGCCGTACAGTCTGAGAAACGCCGCAAGCATAACGCTAGCCGTCGCTCAATGGTGCGTACCTTCATCAAGAAGGTAGACGCAGCTATCGCAGCTGGCGACAAAGAAGCAGCACAAACTGCATTCCTGGTAATGCAGCCACTGGTGGACCGTCAGGCAGCTAAAGGCCTGATCCACAAAAACAAAGCAGCGCGTCATAAGTCAAACCTGACTGCACGCATCAACGCAATGCAATAA
- the ribF gene encoding bifunctional riboflavin kinase/FAD synthetase has protein sequence MELIRGIHNIRARHHGCVLTIGNFDGVHRGHQALLEQLKQQGQRLGLPVMVMIFEPQPLEMFAADKAPARLTRLRDKANYLAQAGVDYLLCVKFDPRFAANTAQAFVAELLVEKLGVKFLMVGDDFRFGAGRQGDFPLLQQAGKEYGFEVVSTPTFREGERRISSTAIRTALSEDDLPLAETLLGHPYSISGRVVHGDELGRTIGFPTANLPLKRLVAPVKGVYAVEVYGLGPQPLPGVANIGTRPTVAGVRQQLEVHLLDVTMDLYGRHIEVVLRAKLRNEQRFASLDALKQQIANDVVTARKFFGLQTPV, from the coding sequence ATGGAGCTAATTCGCGGCATTCACAATATCCGGGCGCGCCACCATGGTTGCGTGCTCACCATCGGCAACTTTGACGGCGTGCATCGCGGTCATCAGGCGCTGCTGGAGCAGTTGAAGCAACAAGGGCAACGCCTCGGGCTGCCGGTGATGGTCATGATCTTTGAGCCGCAGCCGCTGGAGATGTTCGCCGCAGACAAAGCGCCGGCCCGTTTGACGCGCCTGCGCGACAAGGCCAACTACCTGGCGCAGGCGGGCGTCGACTACCTGCTGTGCGTCAAGTTCGATCCGCGTTTTGCCGCCAACACCGCGCAGGCGTTCGTCGCCGAGCTGCTGGTGGAAAAACTGGGCGTCAAATTCCTGATGGTGGGGGATGATTTTCGCTTTGGCGCCGGGCGTCAGGGCGATTTTCCGCTATTGCAGCAGGCCGGAAAAGAGTACGGCTTCGAGGTGGTCAGCACCCCGACCTTCCGCGAAGGCGAGCGGCGCATCAGCAGCACCGCGATCCGCACCGCGCTGAGCGAGGACGATCTGCCGCTGGCGGAGACCCTGCTGGGCCACCCGTACAGCATTTCCGGGCGCGTGGTGCACGGCGACGAGCTGGGCCGCACCATCGGCTTCCCGACCGCCAACCTGCCGCTCAAGCGCCTGGTGGCGCCGGTGAAAGGGGTGTATGCGGTAGAAGTGTACGGCCTGGGGCCGCAGCCGCTGCCGGGCGTGGCCAATATCGGTACGCGCCCGACCGTCGCCGGCGTGCGCCAGCAGCTGGAAGTGCATCTGCTGGATGTCACAATGGATCTTTACGGGCGCCATATTGAGGTGGTGCTCCGCGCAAAATTGCGCAATGAACAACGGTTTGCTTCGCTCGATGCCCTGAAGCAGCAAATCGCCAATGATGTGGTGACGGCCCGGAAGTTCTTCGGGCTACAGACACCGGTTTAA
- the ileS gene encoding isoleucine--tRNA ligase, with protein sequence MSDYKNTLNLPETGFPMRGDLAKREPGMLQRWYEQDLYGIIRTAKKGKKTFILHDGPPYANGSIHIGHSVNKILKDIIIKSKGMAGFDSPYVPGWDCHGLPIELKVEQLYGKPGEKLTAAEFRQKCREYAAEQVEGQKKDFIRLGVLGDWDRPYLTMDFKTEANIIRALGKIISNGHLLKGAKPVHWCTDCGSSLAEAEVEYYDKTSPSIDVSFHAADAAAVAAKFGVSHFNGTISLVIWTTTPWTLPANRAISLHPDFTYQLVQVDGQCLILAAELVESVMKRAGITEWTVLGSCKGADLELLRFNHPFMGFDVPAILGEHVTLDAGTGAVHTAGGHGPDDFVISQKYGLEIANPVGPNGCYLTGTHPLLDGKFVFKANDLIVDLLREKGALLHVEKFLHSYPCCWRHKTPIIFRATPQWFVSMDQKGLRQQSLEEIKGVQWIPDWGQARIEMMVANRPDWCISRQRTWGVPMSLFVHKETEQLHPRTVELMEEVAKRVEQDGIQAWWDLDAADILGAEAADYVKVPDTLDVWFDSGSTHASVVDVRPEFQGHSADMYLEGSDQHRGWFMSSLMISTAMKGKAPYKEVLTHGFTVDGQGRKMSKSIGNTVSPQDVMNKLGGDILRLWVASTDYTGEIAVSDEILKRSADSYRRIRNTARFLLANLNGFEPSTDCVAPEDMVVLDRWAVGRALAAQQDIEQAYANYDFHEVVQRLMQFCSVEMGSFYLDIIKDRQYTAKSDSVARRSCQTALYHIVEALVRWMAPIMSFTADEIWGFMPGKRAQYVFTEEWYDGLFGLAEGEPMNDAFWAELLKVRGEVNKVLEQARADKRLGGSLEAAVTLYADSELAARLNSLQDELRFVLLTSAASVAPLADAPADAQASELLKGLKIAFSTAPGEKCPRCWHYTTDIGLVAEHADICGRCVSNVAGDGEKRNFA encoded by the coding sequence ATGAGTGACTACAAGAATACCCTGAACTTGCCGGAAACAGGGTTCCCGATGCGCGGCGATCTCGCCAAGCGCGAACCTGGCATGCTGCAACGTTGGTATGAACAGGATCTGTACGGGATTATTCGTACTGCCAAAAAGGGCAAAAAAACCTTCATTTTGCATGACGGCCCTCCGTATGCGAACGGCAGCATTCACATTGGTCACTCGGTTAACAAGATTCTCAAAGACATTATCATCAAGTCGAAAGGGATGGCCGGCTTCGACTCGCCTTATGTGCCGGGTTGGGACTGCCACGGCCTGCCTATCGAACTGAAGGTTGAACAGCTGTACGGCAAACCGGGCGAGAAGCTGACGGCGGCCGAATTCCGTCAGAAGTGCCGCGAGTACGCGGCCGAGCAGGTTGAAGGCCAGAAGAAGGACTTCATTCGCCTGGGCGTGCTGGGCGACTGGGATCGCCCATACCTGACCATGGACTTCAAAACCGAAGCCAACATCATCCGCGCGCTGGGCAAGATCATCAGCAACGGCCACCTGCTGAAAGGCGCCAAGCCGGTTCACTGGTGCACCGACTGCGGATCGTCGCTGGCGGAAGCGGAAGTGGAGTACTACGACAAGACTTCGCCGTCGATCGACGTGAGCTTCCATGCGGCCGACGCGGCTGCCGTGGCGGCCAAGTTCGGCGTGAGCCACTTCAACGGGACTATCTCCCTGGTTATCTGGACCACCACCCCGTGGACCCTGCCGGCCAACCGCGCGATCTCGCTGCACCCGGACTTCACCTATCAACTGGTGCAGGTTGACGGCCAGTGCCTGATCCTGGCGGCCGAGCTGGTGGAAAGCGTGATGAAACGCGCCGGCATCACCGAGTGGACGGTGCTGGGCAGCTGCAAAGGCGCCGATCTGGAGCTGCTGCGCTTCAATCACCCGTTCATGGGCTTCGACGTGCCGGCGATCCTCGGCGAGCACGTGACGCTGGACGCCGGTACCGGTGCGGTGCACACCGCAGGCGGTCATGGCCCGGATGACTTCGTCATCAGCCAAAAATACGGTCTGGAGATCGCCAACCCGGTAGGGCCGAACGGCTGCTACCTGACCGGCACTCACCCGCTGCTGGACGGCAAGTTCGTCTTCAAGGCCAACGATCTGATCGTCGACCTGCTGCGTGAGAAAGGCGCGCTGCTGCACGTCGAGAAGTTCCTGCACAGCTACCCGTGCTGCTGGCGCCACAAGACGCCGATCATCTTCCGCGCCACGCCGCAATGGTTCGTCAGCATGGATCAGAAAGGCCTGCGTCAGCAGTCGCTGGAAGAGATCAAAGGCGTGCAGTGGATCCCGGATTGGGGCCAGGCGCGCATCGAAATGATGGTGGCCAACCGCCCGGACTGGTGCATCTCGCGTCAGCGCACCTGGGGCGTGCCGATGTCGCTGTTCGTGCACAAAGAAACCGAGCAGCTGCACCCGCGCACCGTTGAGCTGATGGAAGAAGTGGCCAAGCGCGTCGAGCAAGACGGCATTCAGGCCTGGTGGGATCTGGACGCGGCCGATATCCTCGGCGCGGAAGCTGCCGACTACGTGAAAGTGCCGGATACACTGGACGTGTGGTTCGACTCCGGTTCCACCCACGCTTCGGTGGTCGACGTGCGCCCTGAGTTCCAGGGCCACAGCGCCGACATGTATCTGGAAGGCTCCGACCAACACCGCGGCTGGTTCATGTCATCGCTGATGATCTCCACCGCGATGAAAGGCAAGGCGCCTTATAAAGAAGTGCTGACCCACGGCTTCACCGTCGACGGCCAGGGCCGCAAGATGTCCAAGTCGATCGGTAACACCGTCAGCCCGCAGGACGTGATGAACAAGCTGGGCGGCGACATTCTGCGTCTGTGGGTGGCATCGACCGATTACACCGGCGAAATCGCGGTCTCCGACGAGATCCTCAAGCGCTCCGCCGATTCTTACCGCCGCATCCGCAACACCGCGCGCTTCCTGCTGGCCAACCTGAACGGGTTCGAGCCGAGCACCGATTGCGTGGCGCCGGAAGACATGGTGGTGCTGGATCGCTGGGCGGTCGGCCGTGCGCTGGCGGCACAGCAGGATATCGAGCAGGCTTACGCCAACTATGATTTCCACGAAGTGGTGCAGCGTCTGATGCAGTTCTGTTCGGTCGAGATGGGCTCCTTCTATCTGGATATCATCAAGGATCGTCAGTACACCGCGAAGAGCGACAGCGTCGCCCGTCGCAGCTGCCAGACCGCGCTGTATCACATCGTGGAAGCGCTGGTGCGCTGGATGGCGCCGATCATGTCGTTCACTGCGGACGAGATCTGGGGCTTCATGCCGGGCAAGCGTGCGCAGTACGTGTTCACCGAAGAGTGGTACGACGGCCTGTTCGGGCTGGCGGAAGGCGAGCCGATGAACGACGCTTTCTGGGCCGAGCTGCTGAAAGTGCGCGGCGAAGTGAACAAGGTGCTGGAGCAGGCGCGTGCCGACAAACGCCTCGGCGGTTCGCTGGAAGCGGCGGTAACGCTGTATGCCGACAGCGAGCTGGCGGCGCGCCTGAACAGCCTGCAGGATGAGCTGCGCTTCGTGCTGCTGACCTCTGCGGCAAGCGTTGCGCCATTGGCGGATGCGCCGGCCGACGCGCAGGCTTCCGAGCTGCTGAAAGGGCTGAAGATCGCCTTCAGCACGGCACCGGGTGAGAAGTGCCCGCGCTGCTGGCATTACACCACCGATATCGGCCTGGTGGCGGAACACGCAGACATCTGCGGCCGCTGTGTGAGCAACGTCGCCGGTGACGGCGAGAAGCGTAACTTTGCCTGA
- the lspA gene encoding signal peptidase II — translation MSKSICSTGLRWLWVVVAVLALDFGSKQWILANFTLGQSQPLIPSFNLFYARNYGAAFSFLADHGGWQRWFFAAIAIAIVAVLLVMMYRSTAQQKLNNIAYAFIIGGALGNLFDRLWHGFVVDFIDFYVGDWHYPTFNLADSFICVGAAMIVLEGFLSPANKDAKSKGE, via the coding sequence ATGAGTAAATCAATTTGTTCGACCGGCCTGCGTTGGCTGTGGGTTGTGGTGGCGGTGCTGGCGCTGGATTTTGGCAGCAAGCAGTGGATCCTCGCTAACTTTACGCTGGGCCAGTCCCAGCCGTTGATCCCGTCGTTCAACCTGTTTTACGCGCGCAACTACGGCGCTGCGTTCAGCTTCCTGGCCGACCATGGCGGCTGGCAGCGCTGGTTCTTCGCCGCCATCGCCATCGCCATCGTTGCGGTGCTGCTGGTGATGATGTACCGCAGCACCGCGCAGCAGAAGCTGAACAACATCGCCTACGCCTTTATTATCGGCGGGGCGTTGGGCAATCTGTTCGATCGCCTGTGGCACGGTTTCGTGGTCGATTTCATCGACTTCTACGTCGGTGACTGGCACTACCCGACCTTCAATCTGGCGGACAGCTTCATCTGCGTGGGCGCGGCGATGATCGTGCTGGAAGGTTTCCTGTCGCCGGCGAACAAAGACGCAAAGAGTAAAGGTGAGTAA
- the fkpB gene encoding FKBP-type peptidyl-prolyl cis-trans isomerase gives MTAQVISDSAVLVHFTLKLEDGSTAESTRSSGKPALFRLGDGSLSAPLEAQLLGLRAGDKCAFTLQPEAAFGAENPDLVQFFSRRDFAETGVPDVGTIMLFTAIDGSEMPGVVRAVAEDSITVDFNHPLAGHPVTFDIEVLEIDPQQEEMHANIAG, from the coding sequence ATGACGGCTCAGGTTATCAGTGACAGCGCGGTGCTGGTTCACTTTACGCTGAAACTGGAAGACGGTTCGACCGCCGAATCCACCCGCAGCAGCGGCAAGCCGGCGCTGTTCCGCCTGGGTGACGGCAGCCTGTCGGCACCGCTGGAAGCGCAGCTGCTTGGCCTGCGCGCGGGCGACAAATGCGCCTTTACCCTGCAGCCGGAAGCGGCGTTCGGCGCGGAGAACCCGGATCTGGTCCAGTTCTTCTCGCGCCGCGACTTCGCGGAAACCGGCGTGCCGGACGTGGGCACCATCATGCTGTTTACCGCCATCGACGGCAGTGAAATGCCGGGCGTGGTGCGCGCGGTGGCGGAAGATTCGATCACCGTCGATTTCAACCATCCGCTGGCGGGCCATCCGGTGACCTTCGATATCGAAGTGCTGGAGATCGATCCGCAGCAGGAGGAGATGCATGCAAATATTGCTGGCTAA
- the ispH gene encoding 4-hydroxy-3-methylbut-2-enyl diphosphate reductase — MQILLANPRGFCAGVDRAISIVERALELYGAPIYVRHEVVHNRYVVDSLRERGAVFIEEIAEVPDGSILIFSAHGVSQAVRAEAKARDLTMLFDATCPLVTKVHMEVARASRRGTEAILIGHAGHPEVEGTMGQYSNPQGGMYLVESPEDVWKLQVKDESNLCFMTQTTLSVDDTSDVIDALRQRFPSIIGPRKDDICYATTNRQEAVRNLAGDADVVLVVGSKNSSNSNRLAELAQRVGKPAYLIDSAADIQESWLSGARHIGVTAGASAPDVLVQEVISRLKALGGMDVHEISGREENIVFEVPKELRVDVRQID, encoded by the coding sequence ATGCAAATATTGCTGGCTAACCCGCGCGGCTTCTGCGCCGGGGTTGATCGTGCGATCAGCATCGTGGAACGCGCGCTGGAACTGTATGGCGCACCGATCTACGTGCGGCATGAAGTGGTGCACAACCGCTACGTGGTCGACAGCCTGCGTGAGCGCGGCGCGGTGTTTATCGAAGAGATCGCGGAAGTGCCGGACGGCTCTATCCTGATCTTCTCGGCGCACGGCGTTTCTCAGGCGGTGCGCGCCGAAGCCAAGGCGCGCGATCTGACCATGCTGTTCGACGCCACTTGCCCGCTGGTGACCAAGGTGCATATGGAAGTGGCGCGCGCCAGCCGCCGCGGCACCGAAGCGATTCTGATTGGCCACGCCGGGCACCCGGAAGTGGAAGGCACCATGGGCCAGTACAGCAACCCGCAGGGCGGCATGTACCTGGTCGAGTCGCCGGAAGACGTGTGGAAGCTGCAGGTGAAAGATGAAAGCAACCTGTGCTTCATGACGCAGACCACGCTGTCGGTAGATGATACCTCGGACGTGATCGACGCCCTGCGCCAGCGTTTCCCGAGCATTATCGGCCCGCGCAAGGATGACATTTGCTACGCCACCACCAACCGTCAGGAGGCGGTGCGTAACCTGGCCGGCGATGCGGACGTGGTGCTGGTGGTGGGGTCAAAAAACTCCTCCAACTCCAACCGACTGGCGGAACTGGCGCAGCGCGTCGGCAAACCGGCTTATCTTATCGATTCGGCGGCGGATATTCAGGAGAGCTGGCTGAGCGGGGCGCGCCATATCGGCGTTACCGCCGGAGCCTCAGCGCCGGACGTGCTGGTGCAGGAGGTGATCTCTCGCCTGAAAGCGCTGGGCGGTATGGACGTGCATGAAATCAGCGGGCGTGAAGAGAACATCGTGTTCGAAGTGCCGAAAGAGCTGCGCGTGGACGTTCGTCAGATAGACTGA
- a CDS encoding LysR family transcriptional regulator, producing MSNILKRMAIFSKVVDCGAFSMAAKELGMTTSAVSQHIRQLEEHLGIQLLLRSTRSLSLTEAGLCFYEDCLLMIHAAERGQQRIAALRGELVGELRVATSTEFATHYLVPALQSFLDEHPRLTLRLEIHDEKIDLITQRIDLAIRGGVLADSSYVSTRLARCREVLCASPAYLAHHGVPDSPQALTHHHWVTFTPLGNPQFVRLIHRDGGEHRMRMTGRLFTNSGMAMKELALTGKGIIRNFFANVERELLSGELIEILPDWRLPEINCYAIMPRREIQPLKVRRLLEHMKLYLKEKGLNALEHIRQE from the coding sequence ATGAGCAATATTTTAAAACGCATGGCCATTTTCTCAAAAGTGGTCGATTGCGGCGCATTCAGCATGGCGGCAAAAGAATTGGGCATGACGACCTCGGCCGTCAGCCAACATATTCGCCAGTTGGAGGAACATCTGGGCATTCAATTACTGTTGCGGTCGACGCGTTCATTGAGTCTGACCGAAGCCGGATTGTGCTTTTATGAAGATTGCCTGCTGATGATCCACGCCGCCGAACGCGGCCAACAACGGATCGCCGCGCTGCGTGGCGAACTGGTGGGTGAACTACGCGTCGCCACCTCGACCGAATTCGCCACCCACTATCTGGTGCCGGCGCTGCAGAGCTTCCTCGACGAGCACCCGCGGCTCACGCTGCGGCTGGAAATCCACGATGAGAAGATAGACCTCATCACGCAACGCATCGATCTGGCGATACGCGGCGGCGTGCTGGCCGACTCCAGCTACGTTTCCACCCGGCTGGCGCGCTGCCGCGAAGTGCTGTGCGCCTCGCCGGCCTACCTGGCGCACCACGGCGTGCCGGATTCGCCGCAGGCGCTGACGCATCACCACTGGGTGACCTTTACACCGCTCGGAAACCCGCAATTTGTTCGTCTGATCCATCGCGACGGCGGTGAACACCGCATGCGCATGACCGGGCGCTTGTTCACCAACAGCGGTATGGCGATGAAGGAGTTGGCGCTGACCGGCAAGGGTATCATTCGCAATTTCTTCGCCAACGTTGAGCGTGAGTTGCTCAGCGGCGAGCTGATTGAAATATTGCCCGACTGGCGATTACCGGAAATAAATTGCTATGCCATTATGCCGCGTCGGGAGATTCAGCCATTAAAAGTCCGACGATTGCTGGAGCATATGAAGCTCTATTTAAAGGAGAAAGGATTAAACGCCTTAGAACATATTCGGCAGGAATAA